Within Xanthomonas theicola, the genomic segment GATTCGGCGCTTGCAGGCACGTCGGTAATGGCCAACATTATGAGGGCGGCGCAGGGCGTGCTCATGATGAGCGTGGTTCGTGGCAGATGTGCCATGGCGTTTCTTACCTCTCTGTCTTGGCCGGGAGCCGAATGCTCGCCAGCGAATTAAGATTCTCTCGAGGGAGAGACCATTTTGTGCCGGATGAGTCCGGATTGAAGTTGACGGGTGCCACGCCGCCAATTTGACAGATCCACCTGCGAAGCGGACTGCACGACGCGAAGTCTTCTAATCATTGGCGAATGCGCTCGCTGCAGGGGGGGCAGTCGACACCTGAATCCGTCCCGCGAGCGCGGACGCCAGGCAGCGATACTTTCATCGCGCCCTGGAGGTTCTCATGCAACGTATGACCCATCGCCGTTTCACCGACGACTTCGAGGCTCAAGCTGTCGCCCTGGCCGAGTCGATCGGGCCACAACTGGACATGTCGGCCGACACACTGGCCAATTGGCTGGGTGCATCCCCGACTGAACTGCCCCGCAGAAGTTGGACGAACGTCAAGGGGTCTCATGGAGAAGTACAAAAGGGAGTTCAAGTTGGAAGTCGTCCAGAGCGTCTTGGCGGGCGAAGGCGGGGCAAGGCTGCTGGCTGGGCGGTGGCTGGTGCGCGAGGAGAAGATCCGCACCTGGGTGAGCCCCTGTCGCCTCCACGGCATCGACCGGTGGCGTCCCAAGCGCAGCGCGTACAGTGGGCAGTTCAACCTGCGGGTCCTGGCCGGTCAGGATCGCGAACCGCTTTCCAGCCGCCAGGTGGCGGCGCTCTATGACATCGGCAATCCCCACCAAGTCGTGGTCTGGCGAGGCAATCTCGATCAAGGCCGCCTGCAGGCTCTCGCTAGCGAGAAAGAAGAGCGTCCCAAGATGAAGCCAGAACGAGGCGGTGCAGCGCCGTCAAACAAGCTCGCCAGCGATGCGGCGCAAACCCTGCCGCGCGCCAACAGCCTTGATGCGCTCGAAGCGGGCGTGCATGGTGACGTCCACTACGACAACCCCGAGCGTATCAAGCTCGGGCTGCAGGGGCTCAGCCCTGTGGCATACCGGCTGAGAAGCACCGCCTGAACGCGGGAATCGCGACCGTCCAACTTCCGGGGACAGTTCAATCCCGGGGCGGTTCATGCTTGCCTTCTTGCAGCACCTCGATCAGCAAGTGCCCAAGGCGCTGGACCTGCATGTGGCCTTGGACAACGACGCCGCCCACCGCCGTCCCAAGGTGCGCCCATGGCTGGCACGGCGTCCGCGTTGCCACCTGCACTTCACTCCTACCTACTCCAGTTGGATCAATCAGCTCCAACGCTTCTTCAGCCTGATCACCCAGCAGGCCCTCCGGCGCGGTTCGTTCCCCTAGCG encodes:
- a CDS encoding transposase, with product MLAFLQHLDQQVPKALDLHVALDNDAAHRRPKVRPWLARRPRCHLHFTPTYSSWINQLQRFFSLITQQALRRGSFP